ATGGTGCTTATAGGAATCATAAGCCTTTCATCATTTATTACATCAGATGATACTACAGGTCCAAAGCCTGCAAAGTCCATTTATGATTTTAAAATTGAATCCATAGACGGCGGAAAAATTGATTTTTCTGAGTACAAAGGGAAATACATTCTTATTGTAAATACAGCATCCAAATGTGGCTACACTCCTCAATACAAAGGATTGGAACAGCTGTATAAAGATTATGGTGACAAACTGGTTGTGGTAGGCTTTCCTTCTGATAATTTTGCAGATCAGGAATTCCACGACAATGTTGAAATCAAATCTTTCTGTGAAAAGAACTATGGAGTAACTTTTCCGCTTACCACTTCTGTGGATGTAAAAGGTGCTAAAATCACTCCTGTATTTGATTATCTTACCCACAAATCTCAAAACGGAGTAATGGATGCGAAAATAAGCTGGAATTTCAATAAGTTTCTGATCAGCCCGGAAGGAAAATTATTGGAGTACTTTGATTCTAAAGTAGTTCCTGAAAGTGATAAAATCACCCATTATTTCAAGTAAATAACTCTTAAAAAAACACTACTATCATGACTATAGTAGTGTTTTTTTATTCTTTTGCTTCATTGCTTTTCTTATTATACTTAGATCATCATCATATAACTAAACGAAAAGCAACTGAAATACTATACATTAACAATTTAAATTACAAAAATCACTTCGATAAAGACCCCGAACGCATCATTTTTACAATAATGGATACTATACATTAGAGATTTGTTAAATTTTATTAAATAAATATTAAAATGTATTTGTTTTAACCGGGAAATTATATTTATTTTAGTGCTTTAAAAATTTCTCATGAAAAGATATAATTTATTGATTGTACTATTACTGCTTATTTTCAATGTTACTACAGCACAAAAGAAG
This region of Chryseobacterium culicis genomic DNA includes:
- a CDS encoding glutathione peroxidase, encoding MKKILFIGMVLIGIISLSSFITSDDTTGPKPAKSIYDFKIESIDGGKIDFSEYKGKYILIVNTASKCGYTPQYKGLEQLYKDYGDKLVVVGFPSDNFADQEFHDNVEIKSFCEKNYGVTFPLTTSVDVKGAKITPVFDYLTHKSQNGVMDAKISWNFNKFLISPEGKLLEYFDSKVVPESDKITHYFK